A single Nostoc sp. PCC 7107 DNA region contains:
- a CDS encoding folate/biopterin family MFS transporter: MLIDSSGLSKVKDSVREKIFFGHEPSAELIAILSVYFVQGILGLARLAVSFFLKDELLLSPAEVSAMLGVVAIPWMIKPLFGFMSDGLPIFGYRRRPYLILSGILGAIAWVSMSTIVHSRLAATAAIALSSLAVAVSDVIVDSLVVERARVESQADAGSLQSLCWGATAFGGLVTAYFSGMLLEHFTTRTIFLITATFPLIVSGVAWLIAESPVNKDTNDPHNANSLSVKHQLQQLRQAVSQKTIWLPAAFVFILQATPTAESAFFYFSTNELHFEPEFLGRVRLVTSLASLSGIWIFQRFLKSVPFRIIFGWSTVISAVLGMTMLLLVTHTNRSLGIDDRWFSLGDSLILTVMGQIAYMPVLVLAARLCPPGVEATLFALLMSVFNLAGMVSYEVGAIIMHWLGITESNFDSLWILVIITNLSTLLPLAFLSWLPKDDTQAETLPNEPFLSNLILPEPESQVIE, translated from the coding sequence ATGCTCATTGACTCCTCTGGCTTGTCCAAGGTCAAAGACTCAGTAAGAGAAAAAATCTTCTTCGGCCATGAACCCAGTGCCGAGTTAATTGCTATTCTGAGCGTCTATTTTGTCCAAGGGATTTTAGGACTGGCGCGTTTAGCTGTTAGCTTTTTCTTAAAAGATGAATTGTTGCTGAGTCCGGCTGAGGTATCGGCAATGTTGGGAGTTGTCGCCATACCTTGGATGATTAAGCCACTATTTGGCTTTATGTCCGATGGCTTACCCATTTTTGGCTATCGTCGCCGTCCCTACTTGATATTGTCTGGGATACTCGGAGCTATTGCTTGGGTGAGTATGTCCACAATAGTTCATAGTAGGTTAGCAGCAACCGCAGCGATCGCCCTCAGTTCCCTAGCCGTAGCCGTTAGTGATGTCATAGTTGATTCCCTAGTTGTAGAACGAGCCAGAGTCGAATCTCAAGCTGATGCAGGTTCACTACAATCTCTCTGCTGGGGTGCAACTGCATTTGGAGGTTTAGTCACAGCATATTTTAGCGGGATGCTCCTGGAGCATTTTACTACCCGCACAATATTTTTAATTACCGCTACCTTTCCTTTAATTGTTTCGGGAGTCGCTTGGTTAATTGCTGAGTCTCCTGTTAATAAAGATACTAACGATCCTCATAACGCCAACTCTCTGAGTGTCAAGCATCAACTCCAACAACTACGCCAAGCAGTCAGCCAAAAAACAATTTGGCTACCAGCCGCCTTCGTCTTCATTTTACAAGCTACCCCAACCGCTGAATCTGCCTTTTTCTACTTCAGCACCAACGAACTCCACTTTGAACCAGAATTTTTAGGCCGAGTCCGCCTAGTAACCAGTCTCGCTTCTTTATCCGGCATTTGGATTTTTCAACGCTTTTTGAAAAGCGTCCCCTTCCGCATCATTTTTGGTTGGAGTACCGTAATTTCGGCAGTTTTAGGTATGACAATGCTGCTGTTGGTAACTCACACGAACCGTAGTTTGGGTATAGATGACCGCTGGTTTAGTTTAGGAGACAGCCTTATACTTACCGTCATGGGACAAATCGCCTATATGCCAGTTTTGGTATTAGCCGCTAGACTTTGCCCACCTGGAGTAGAAGCAACTTTATTCGCTTTATTAATGTCAGTCTTCAACTTAGCAGGTATGGTTTCCTATGAAGTTGGAGCCATTATCATGCACTGGCTAGGTATCACAGAGAGTAACTTTGACTCACTGTGGATTTTGGTAATTATCACAAATCTCAGCACCTTATTACCATTAGCATTTCTGAGTTGGCTACCAAAAGACGACACCCAAGCCGAAACCTTACCAAACGAACCATTTTTATCAAATTTAATACTCCCAGAACCAGAATCACAAGTTATTGAATAA